From one Tachysurus vachellii isolate PV-2020 chromosome 23, HZAU_Pvac_v1, whole genome shotgun sequence genomic stretch:
- the ccnt2b gene encoding cyclin-T2b has translation MATVLRGSTKWLFTREQIENTPSRRCGIEPDRELSYRQQAANLIQDMGQRLNVSQLTINTAIVYMHRFYMLNSFTKFHRNIISPTTLFLAAKVEEQPRKLEHVIKVAHACLNPQEPPLDTNSNTYLQQAQELVLLETIVLQTLGFEITIDHPHTDVVRCSQLVRASKDLAQTSYFMATNSLHLTTFCLQYRPTVVACVCIHLACKWSNWEIPISSDGKHWWEYLDPTVTLQLLDQLTHEFLQILEKTPSRLKRIRNWRATQAAKRSKTECQSVESSFQSPSSSQDSLLVDSKTDYIGALYQDSSSLFPSDTMNGLANPSSSYVQADAHSSLQGVPISSKPQQTATNKLSLEKYREKQAAEMLQQRRKHSHLLPETAALASSSSLSAVLMSASSSGSSSSSLARVKYSQPGQEREMKSSSLKRRHPSSSSSSTENGAASQEELKMKIKMSESGGKSRHSPRSGREKHRASKHDPTHSHAHTHAHAHSSHHKAHRSSKSHTGSAPLPPASHAQLGKIDRRPGEGPSTDGAGPLLLNGQHVDYADTFNMLDSLLNAHNMNY, from the exons ATGGCGACGGTGCTGCGAGGCTCCACGAAATGGCTCTTCACCCGGGAACAAATCGAAAATACGCCGTCTCGCCGCTGCGGAATCGAGCCAGACCGGGAGTTATCATACCGCCAGCAAGCTGCCAACCTGATCCAGGACATGGGGCAGCGGCTTAACGT CTCCCAGCTTACAATCAACACTGCCATCGTCTATATGCACCGATTTTATATGCTAAACTCCTTCACGAAGTTCCATCGAAAC ATCATCTCTCCCACCACTCTATTTTTAGCTGCTAAAGTGGAAGAGCAACCCCGGAAACTTGAACACGTCATTAAAGTGGCACACGCCTGTCTTAATCCACAAGAACCTCCACTGGACACTAATAGCAAT ACATACCTCCAACAAGCACAAGAACTGGTGCTTCTAGAAACCATCGTGCTGCAGACActtg GCTTTGAGATTACTATAGATCATCCACACACAGATGTGGTGAGATGTTCCCAGCTAGTGCGAG CGAGCAAGGATTTGGCCCAGACCTCCTATTTCATGGCTACCAACAG TCTGCACCTGACCACGTTCTGCCTGCAGTACAGACCCACGgtggtggcgtgtgtgtgtatccatcTGGCCTGCAAGTGGTCCAACTGGGAGATTCCCATCTCGTCAGACGGTAAACACTGGTGGGAGTATTTGGATCCCACAGTCACCCTGCAGCTACTAGACC AGTTAACGCACGAGTTCCTACAGATTTTGGAGAAGACACCCAGCAGGCTGAAAAGGATCAGAAACTGGAGG gcCACTCAAGCCGCCAAAAGGTCCAAAACGGAGTGCCAGTCGGTGGAGAGCTCCTTTCAGTCTCCGTCCTCCAGCCAGGATAGCCTGCTGGTTGACAGTAAAACTGATTACATAGGGGCCTTGTATCAAGATTCCTCATCTTTGTTCCCGTCAGACACCATGAACGGCCTAGCCAACCCCAGCTCCTCCTACGTCCAGGCTGATGCCCACTCAAGCTTACAGGGAGTACCGATCAGCAGCAAGCCGCAGCAGACGGCCACCAATAAACTGAGTCTGGAAAAATACAGGGAGAAACAAGCGGCCGAGATGCTGCAGCAGCGCCGCAAACACAGCCACCTGCTGCCTGAAACCGCAGCACTGGCGTCATCTTCGTCTTTATCTGCGGTGTTGATGTCAGCGTCATCATCAggatcatcatcttcctcattGGCAAGGGTTAAATACAGTCAGCCCGGACAGGAACGGGAGATGAAGAGTAGCTCACTGAAACGCCGTCAcccttcatcctcctcctcttccacaGAAAACGGCGCAGCGAGTCAGGAGGAGCTAAAGATGAAAATCAAAATGTCCGAGAGCGGTGGTAAGAGCAGACACAGCCCTCGCTCGGGTCGGGAAAAACACAGAGCTTCAAAACACGACCCCACACactcgcacgcgcacacacacgctcatgcaCACAGCAGCCACCACAAAGCCCATCGCTCCTCTAAGAGCCACACCGGCTCTGCCCCCTTGCCTCCTGCCAGCCACGCCCAGCTGGGGAAGATTGACAGGAGGCCGGGGGAGGGGCCGAGCACTGATGGTGCGGGTCCTCTGTTACTCAATGGCCAGCACGTGGACTACGCAGACACGTTCAATATGCTTGACTCGCTGCTCAATGCACACAACATGAACTATTAA